One region of Pseudomonas alvandae genomic DNA includes:
- a CDS encoding coniferyl aldehyde dehydrogenase yields the protein MPADVAYLHESQQQLEELRALFDAQRLAYTAHPMPPAEQRLQWLKALRELLSNERQALINAISQDFSHRSPDETLLAELMPSLHGIHYASRHLKGWMKPSRRKVGVAFQPASAKVVYQPLGVVGVIVPWNYPLFLAIGPLVGALSAGNRVMLKLSESTPATGLLLKQLLARVFPQDLVCVVLGEADVGVAFSRLPFDHLLFTGATSIGKHVMRAAAENLTPVTLELGGKSPAIVSEDVPLKDAAERIAFGKTLNAGQTCVAPDYVLVPQNRVGAFVEAYREAVRGFYPTLADNPDYTAIINERQLARLNGYISDATSKGALLIELFDQGQGRRMAHSLLLNVTDDMTVMQDEIFGPLLPIVPYTDLNQAFAYINQRPRPLALYYFGYNKAEQNRVLNETHSGGVCLNDTLLHVAQDDMPFGGIGASGMGHYHGHEGFLTFSKAKGVLVKQRFNAAKLIYPPYGKPLQKLIQKLFIR from the coding sequence ATGCCCGCCGACGTTGCTTACCTGCACGAGTCCCAACAGCAACTGGAAGAGCTCCGAGCATTGTTCGATGCCCAGCGCCTGGCCTACACAGCCCATCCGATGCCACCGGCTGAACAGCGCCTGCAATGGCTCAAGGCATTGCGCGAACTGTTGAGCAATGAACGGCAGGCGTTGATCAATGCGATCAGCCAGGACTTCAGCCACCGCAGTCCAGACGAAACGCTACTCGCCGAGCTGATGCCGAGCCTGCATGGCATCCATTACGCCAGCCGGCACCTGAAGGGCTGGATGAAACCCTCCCGACGCAAGGTCGGCGTGGCGTTCCAGCCGGCGTCGGCCAAGGTCGTCTACCAGCCGCTGGGCGTTGTCGGAGTCATCGTGCCTTGGAACTATCCACTGTTCCTGGCCATCGGGCCGTTGGTGGGGGCGCTGTCGGCGGGCAACCGAGTGATGCTCAAGCTCAGCGAGTCGACGCCTGCCACCGGCTTGCTGCTCAAGCAATTGCTGGCCCGGGTCTTTCCCCAGGACCTGGTGTGCGTCGTGCTGGGCGAAGCGGACGTCGGCGTTGCGTTCTCCCGGCTGCCCTTCGACCACCTGTTGTTTACCGGCGCCACCAGCATCGGCAAGCATGTGATGCGTGCCGCTGCTGAAAACCTCACCCCCGTTACCCTTGAGCTGGGCGGCAAGTCCCCCGCCATCGTGTCCGAGGATGTCCCACTCAAGGACGCCGCCGAGCGCATCGCCTTCGGCAAGACCCTCAATGCCGGACAGACCTGCGTCGCGCCCGACTACGTGCTGGTGCCGCAGAACCGCGTCGGGGCGTTCGTCGAGGCGTATCGTGAGGCGGTCCGTGGTTTTTATCCGACGCTGGCTGACAACCCGGACTACACCGCAATCATCAATGAGCGACAGCTGGCACGGCTCAACGGCTACATCAGTGATGCCACCAGTAAAGGCGCCTTGCTGATCGAGCTGTTCGACCAGGGCCAGGGCCGACGCATGGCCCATAGTCTGCTGCTCAACGTAACGGATGACATGACCGTCATGCAGGACGAGATCTTCGGCCCGCTGCTGCCGATCGTGCCTTATACAGATTTGAACCAGGCGTTTGCCTACATCAATCAGCGACCTCGCCCGCTGGCGCTCTACTATTTCGGCTACAACAAGGCCGAGCAGAATCGCGTACTCAATGAAACCCATTCCGGTGGCGTCTGCCTGAACGACACGCTCTTGCACGTGGCCCAGGACGACATGCCGTTCGGTGGCATTGGTGCCTCAGGGATGGGGCACTATCACGGACACGAGGGTTTCCTGACCTTCAGCAAGGCCAAGGGCGTGCTGGTGAAGCAGCGGTTCAACGCCGCGAAACTGATCTATCCGCCCTATGGCAAGCCTTTGCAGAAATTGATCCAGAAGCTGTTCATCCGCTGA
- a CDS encoding YfhL family 4Fe-4S dicluster ferredoxin has product MSLIITDDCINCDVCEPECPNEAISQGEEIYVIDPNLCTQCVGHYDEPQCQQVCPVDCIPLDEAHPETEEQLMAKYRKITGKA; this is encoded by the coding sequence ATGTCCCTGATCATCACCGACGACTGCATCAATTGCGACGTCTGCGAACCCGAATGCCCGAACGAAGCCATTTCCCAAGGCGAAGAGATCTACGTCATCGACCCGAACCTGTGCACCCAATGCGTCGGCCATTACGACGAACCCCAGTGCCAGCAAGTCTGCCCGGTGGATTGCATCCCGTTGGACGAAGCGCACCCGGAGACTGAAGAACAGTTGATGGCGAAGTATCGCAAGATTACTGGCAAGGCTTGA
- a CDS encoding HDOD domain-containing protein: MSKELSAEQIQQSLQGISVPPQPQIMVDLQMEQYMPDPDLETIAKLISQDPGLSGALLKIVNSPYYGLSNKITSIQRAVNLLGSRSIINLINAQSIKGELHDDTIVTLNRFWDTAQDVAMTCLTLAKRVGLQNGDEAYALGLFHDCGIPLMLKQFPTYMSVLEEAYANASAECRVVDTENRVFNTNHAVVGYYTSKSWRLPDHVSQAIANHHNALAVFSDETSRNNSPLKNLLAILKMSENICASHRVLGNQADDHEWDSVGPLVLDYIGLSEYDFQTQKQEIRDLATR, translated from the coding sequence TCCCTGCAAGGCATCAGTGTCCCGCCCCAGCCGCAAATCATGGTGGATTTGCAGATGGAGCAGTACATGCCCGACCCGGACCTTGAGACCATCGCCAAGCTGATTTCCCAGGACCCGGGGCTCTCGGGAGCGTTGCTCAAGATCGTCAATTCGCCTTATTACGGCCTGAGCAACAAAATCACTTCGATCCAGCGCGCAGTGAACCTGCTGGGCAGCCGTTCGATCATCAACCTGATCAATGCGCAGTCCATCAAGGGCGAATTGCACGATGACACGATCGTCACCTTGAATCGTTTCTGGGATACCGCCCAGGATGTGGCGATGACCTGCCTGACCCTCGCCAAGCGCGTCGGCCTGCAGAACGGTGACGAAGCCTATGCCCTGGGCTTGTTCCATGATTGCGGCATACCGCTGATGCTCAAGCAATTCCCCACTTACATGAGCGTGTTGGAGGAGGCCTACGCCAATGCCAGCGCCGAGTGCCGGGTGGTCGACACCGAGAACCGCGTGTTCAACACCAACCATGCGGTGGTCGGTTATTACACATCCAAATCCTGGCGCTTGCCGGATCACGTCAGCCAGGCCATCGCCAATCACCACAACGCCCTGGCGGTCTTCAGTGACGAAACGTCGCGCAATAACAGCCCGCTGAAGAACCTGCTGGCGATCCTCAAGATGTCGGAGAACATTTGTGCCTCCCATCGCGTGCTGGGCAACCAGGCCGACGATCACGAGTGGGACAGCGTCGGGCCGCTGGTGCTCGATTACATCGGGTTGTCGGAATATGACTTCCAGACCCAGAAACAGGAAATTCGCGACCTGGCCACTCGTTGA
- a CDS encoding twin-arginine translocation pathway signal protein, with amino-acid sequence MNPSLTDTPTLSRRGLLHLSLGAGAFLATVGLGATLSGCSTSQPASGLVALRDSDLPFLRAVIAVMLNGAVTAQTLDAATNATLQSLDRGLAHLSPSMLKLTRQLFDVLTLGITRGPLTGIWGAWENASTEDIQAFLARWENSSLSLLRQGHGSLLQMVMMAWYSCPESWGHCGYPGPPVV; translated from the coding sequence ATGAACCCGAGCCTGACCGATACGCCCACCCTGTCGCGGCGGGGCTTGCTGCACTTGAGCCTCGGCGCCGGCGCGTTTCTCGCCACGGTCGGATTGGGAGCCACGTTGAGCGGTTGCTCCACCAGCCAGCCGGCCAGCGGCCTAGTAGCATTGCGTGACAGTGACCTGCCATTTTTGCGTGCGGTCATTGCGGTGATGCTGAACGGCGCCGTGACGGCGCAAACGCTCGACGCCGCCACCAACGCCACGTTGCAGAGCCTGGATCGCGGCCTGGCGCATCTGTCCCCGTCCATGCTCAAGCTCACACGCCAGCTCTTCGATGTGCTCACGCTGGGTATCACTCGCGGGCCACTGACCGGGATCTGGGGTGCGTGGGAAAACGCCAGCACCGAGGACATCCAAGCGTTTCTGGCACGGTGGGAAAACAGCTCGCTGAGTTTGTTGCGCCAAGGCCACGGATCGTTGCTGCAAATGGTGATGATGGCTTGGTACAGCTGCCCCGAATCCTGGGGCCATTGCGGATACCCAGGGCCGCCAGTGGTTTGA
- a CDS encoding GMC family oxidoreductase, whose translation MPVPDPFREGLARGWTTYNGAQLAEDLTLEADVAIIGSGAGGGTTAEILSAAGYKVLLIEEGPLKTSHDFTLREDQAYTSLYQEGLGRMSKDGAITILQGRAVGGTTLINWTSSFRTPTQTLEHWAAEHNVKGHSAAEMAPWFERMEQRLGVAPWLIPPNANNDVIRKGCEQLGYSWHVIPRNVRGCWNLGYCGMGCPTNAKQSMLVTTIPATLDKGGALLYLARAERLTIKNDTVDGLECQAMDERCVAPTGRRITVKARHYVLAGGGINSPALLLRSDAPDPHERLGKRTFLHLVNMSAGQFDEVINPFYGAPQSIYSDHFQWQDGITGKMSYKLEVPPLHPALAATLLGGFGEENARHMAHLPHTHAMLALLRDGFHPDSPGGTVELRSDGTPVLDYQVSPYAWDGLRRAFHSMAEIQFAGGARAVMPMHSDAHYVKTLAEARVMIDGLDLALYRTRLGSAHVMGGCAMGEDPGSAVADSLGRHHQLGNLSIHDGSLFPTSIGANPQLSVYGLTAKLASNLAERLKNS comes from the coding sequence ATGCCCGTACCCGACCCGTTCCGCGAAGGCCTCGCCCGTGGCTGGACCACCTACAACGGCGCGCAACTGGCCGAGGACCTGACGCTGGAAGCCGATGTGGCTATCATCGGCAGCGGCGCCGGCGGTGGTACCACGGCGGAGATTCTCAGCGCCGCCGGCTACAAGGTGCTGCTGATCGAGGAAGGCCCGCTCAAGACCAGCCATGACTTCACGCTGCGCGAGGACCAGGCCTATACCAGCCTGTACCAGGAGGGCCTCGGGCGCATGAGCAAGGACGGCGCCATTACCATTCTCCAGGGGCGGGCGGTGGGCGGCACGACCTTGATCAACTGGACATCGAGCTTTCGCACGCCTACGCAAACCCTTGAGCACTGGGCCGCCGAGCACAACGTCAAAGGTCACAGTGCCGCCGAAATGGCGCCTTGGTTCGAACGCATGGAGCAGCGCCTCGGTGTAGCGCCCTGGCTGATACCACCCAACGCCAACAACGACGTGATTCGCAAGGGCTGCGAGCAACTGGGCTACAGCTGGCACGTCATCCCGCGCAACGTGCGCGGTTGCTGGAACCTGGGTTATTGCGGCATGGGCTGCCCGACCAACGCCAAGCAGTCGATGCTCGTCACCACGATACCTGCCACGCTGGACAAGGGTGGCGCGCTGCTTTACCTGGCGCGAGCCGAGCGTCTGACGATCAAGAACGACACCGTCGACGGCCTCGAATGCCAAGCCATGGACGAGCGTTGCGTGGCGCCGACCGGGCGACGCATCACCGTCAAGGCGCGGCATTACGTGCTTGCCGGTGGCGGCATCAACAGTCCCGCCCTGTTGCTGCGCTCCGATGCGCCAGACCCTCACGAGCGCCTGGGCAAGCGTACGTTCCTGCATTTGGTGAACATGTCGGCCGGCCAGTTCGATGAAGTCATCAATCCGTTCTACGGCGCGCCGCAATCGATCTACTCGGATCACTTCCAATGGCAGGACGGTATCACCGGAAAAATGTCCTACAAGCTTGAGGTGCCGCCCTTGCATCCCGCATTGGCCGCCACGTTGTTGGGAGGCTTCGGCGAGGAAAATGCCAGGCACATGGCGCACCTGCCCCATACCCACGCCATGCTGGCGTTGCTGCGAGATGGCTTTCACCCCGACAGCCCCGGCGGTACCGTCGAGTTACGCAGCGACGGCACGCCGGTGCTCGACTATCAGGTTTCGCCCTATGCGTGGGACGGTCTGCGCCGAGCGTTCCACAGCATGGCCGAGATTCAGTTTGCCGGCGGGGCCAGGGCGGTCATGCCGATGCACAGCGATGCCCATTATGTGAAAACCCTGGCCGAGGCACGGGTGATGATCGACGGGCTCGACCTCGCCCTCTACCGCACGCGCCTGGGCAGCGCCCATGTCATGGGCGGCTGTGCCATGGGCGAAGATCCAGGCTCAGCCGTGGCCGACAGCCTTGGCCGCCACCACCAATTGGGCAACCTGTCGATCCACGACGGCTCGCTGTTCCCCACCAGCATCGGCGCCAACCCACAGTTGTCGGTGTATGGGCTGACGGCGAAACTGGCGTCGAATCTGGCCGAACGCCTGAAAAATTCATGA
- the coaD gene encoding pantetheine-phosphate adenylyltransferase translates to MNRVLYPGTFDPITKGHGDLVERASRLFDHVIIAVAASPKKNPLFPLEQRVELAREVTKHLPNVEVVGFSTLLAHFAKEKNANVFLRGLRAVSDFEYEFQLANMNRQLAPDVESLFLTPSERYSFISSTLVREIAALGGDITKFVHPAVADALTLRFKK, encoded by the coding sequence ATGAACCGAGTGTTGTACCCAGGTACCTTCGACCCTATTACCAAGGGCCATGGCGATCTGGTCGAACGCGCCTCGCGCCTGTTCGACCATGTGATCATCGCCGTCGCCGCCAGCCCGAAGAAAAACCCGCTGTTCCCGCTGGAACAACGTGTGGAACTGGCCCGTGAGGTCACCAAGCACCTGCCCAACGTGGAGGTGGTCGGCTTCTCGACGCTGCTGGCGCACTTCGCCAAGGAAAAGAACGCCAACGTGTTCCTGCGCGGCCTGCGCGCGGTCTCGGACTTCGAATACGAATTCCAGCTGGCGAACATGAACCGGCAACTGGCACCGGACGTCGAAAGCCTGTTCCTGACGCCGTCGGAACGCTATTCCTTCATTTCCTCGACCCTGGTTCGGGAAATCGCAGCGTTGGGTGGCGACATCACCAAGTTTGTCCATCCGGCCGTGGCCGACGCGCTGACCCTGCGTTTCAAGAAATAA
- a CDS encoding multidrug transporter translates to MNLLRPIVLALSLGASLPAFANTESGDPRYTIQNPPAYAMIGDLLIARPLLLAATVIGAGAFVVSLPFTALGGGVGDAGKALVVDPAKATFVRCLGCIGEGFERQD, encoded by the coding sequence ATGAATCTGCTTCGACCTATCGTTCTGGCGCTCTCGTTGGGTGCCAGTTTGCCTGCCTTTGCGAACACCGAGAGCGGTGACCCGCGCTACACCATCCAGAATCCGCCGGCCTACGCCATGATCGGCGATTTGCTGATTGCACGGCCGTTGCTGCTGGCTGCCACCGTGATTGGCGCCGGGGCGTTTGTCGTGTCGTTGCCCTTTACCGCGCTGGGCGGTGGGGTTGGCGATGCGGGGAAGGCGCTGGTGGTGGATCCGGCGAAGGCTACCTTCGTGCGTTGCCTGGGGTGTATCGGGGAGGGGTTTGAGCGGCAGGATTGA
- the mutM gene encoding bifunctional DNA-formamidopyrimidine glycosylase/DNA-(apurinic or apyrimidinic site) lyase — MPELPEVETTRRGIAPHLEGQRVSRVVVRDRRLRWPIPEDLDVRLSGQRIVQVERRAKYLLINAEVGTLISHLGMSGNLRLVEIGMPAAKHEHVDIELESGLALRYTDPRRFGAMLWSLDPLNHELLIRLGPEPLTDLFDGERLFQLSRGRSMAVKPFIMDNAVVVGVGNIYATEALFAAGIDPRREAGGISRARYLKLAIEIKRILAHAIERGGTTLRDFIGGDGQPGYFQQELFVYGRGGELCKACGTGLREIRLGQRASVWCPRCQR; from the coding sequence ATGCCAGAACTGCCGGAAGTCGAAACCACCCGTCGAGGCATCGCGCCCCATCTTGAAGGCCAACGGGTCAGTCGTGTGGTGGTCCGTGACCGCCGCCTGCGCTGGCCGATCCCGGAGGATCTCGACGTGCGGCTCTCGGGCCAGCGCATCGTGCAGGTGGAGCGCCGTGCCAAGTACCTGTTGATCAACGCCGAGGTCGGCACGTTGATCAGCCACCTGGGTATGTCCGGGAACTTGCGGCTGGTCGAGATCGGCATGCCGGCCGCCAAGCATGAGCATGTCGACATCGAGCTGGAGTCTGGCCTGGCGTTGCGCTACACCGACCCTCGCCGTTTCGGCGCGATGCTCTGGAGCCTGGATCCGCTCAACCATGAGCTGCTGATTCGCCTCGGCCCCGAGCCCTTGACCGACCTGTTCGATGGCGAGCGGCTTTTCCAGCTGTCGCGCGGGCGTTCGATGGCGGTCAAGCCGTTCATCATGGACAACGCGGTGGTGGTGGGCGTGGGCAATATCTACGCGACCGAAGCGCTGTTTGCCGCCGGGATCGACCCGCGGCGTGAAGCGGGAGGCATCTCGCGGGCGCGCTATTTGAAACTGGCGATCGAGATCAAGCGCATCCTTGCCCATGCCATCGAGCGCGGCGGCACCACGCTACGGGACTTCATCGGCGGGGATGGCCAGCCGGGCTATTTCCAGCAGGAACTGTTCGTCTACGGTCGGGGCGGGGAGTTGTGCAAAGCCTGTGGCACGGGGCTGCGGGAAATCCGCCTGGGCCAGCGCGCCAGCGTCTGGTGTCCACGCTGCCAGAGATGA